In Colletotrichum destructivum chromosome 1, complete sequence, the sequence CAACATCCGGACCGACGCCTCGGACGGCAACCCGCCCCGGACCACCGGCATCGCCTTCAAGgacctcgacgtcttcggcTATGACTCGCCCACGGACTACCAGAAGAGCGTCGCCAATGTCCTGCTctcgctgccgactttggcCAGGAAgctcatcaccaccaccaccaccaccaccaccagcggCAGGAGGGGCCAGAGGATCGACATCCTCCgaggcctcgagggcgtcgtccaCAGCGGCGAGatgctcgccgtcctcggcccgCCCGGCTCCGGCTGCTCGACATTCCTCAagaccgtcgccggcgacaccCACGGCTTCTACATCGCCGACCGCGCCACCATCAACTACCAGGGCGTCCACCCGCGCGACATGCGCACGGCGTTCCGCGGCGAGGCCATCTAcaccgccgaggtcgacgaccaCTTCCCGCACCTGACCGTCGGCGACACGCTGTActtcgccgcccgcgcccgctgCCCGAAGACGGTGCCCGACGGCGTGTCGCGCCGGGTCTACGCCGAGCACATCCGCGACGTGACCATGGCCATGTTCGGCATCTCCCACACCAGGAACAcgcgcgtcggcgacgacttcgtccgcggcgtcagcggcggcgagcggAAGCgcgtcaccatcgccgaggccgcgctGAGCTACTCGCCCCTGCAGTGCTGGGACAACAGCACGAGGGGTCTCGACAGCGCCAACGCGCTCGAGTTCTGCCGGACCCTGCGGACACAGGCGGATGTCATGGGCTCGACGTCGTGCGTTGCCATATACCAGGCCTCGCAGGATGCGTATGATGTAAGTCTCTTGTCTTGTTATATCCACTGATTTTCTTTCCCGACATACCTCCTCACTTGTCTCTGTGTATAaccaacatcatcatcatcatcattctcAAGACACATACATCTAACAGCTACGCAAAGATCTTTGACAAAGTCCTCGTCCTCTACAAGGGCCGTCAGATCTTCTTCGGCCGCaccgacgaggccaaggcctACTTCGAGGGCCTGGGCTTCGTGTGCCCCGAGCAGCAGACGACGGCCGACTTCCTGACGTCCATGACGAGCCACAAGGAGCGCGTCATCCGGCCCGGGTGGGAGGGCCGGACCCCCGGCACCCCGGACGACTTCGCCGCGGCCTGGACGGCGAGCGAGCACCGCGCGCGGCTGCTGGCGGACATCGACGACTACCTCGACCGGCACCCGTTCCACGGCGAGCACCACGACCGCTTCCTCGcgtcccgccgcctcgaccaGTCCCGCTTCCAGCGCCGCCGGTCCCCCTTCACGCTGTCGTACATGGAGCAGATGCGCCTGACGCTCTGGCGCAACTGGGTCATGCTCAAGGGCGACCCGAGCATCACGCTGACGATGCTCTTCACCAACGTCGCCCAGGCCCTCATCGTCAGCAGCATCTTCTACAACCTGCCGCCCGGCACCTCGAGCATGAACCGCCGCGCCATcctgctcttcttcatcatcctcatcaacgcCTTTGGCAGCATCCTCGAGATCATGCTGCTGTACGCCAAGCGCAAGATCGTCGAGAAGCACGCCCGCTACGCCCTCTACCACCCCAGCGCCGAGGCCCTTGCCTCCATGGTCGTCGACCTGCCCTACAAGGTCGTCAACGCCATCCTTATGAACACGACGCTGTACTTCATGGGCAACCTGCGCCGCGAGCCGGgccctttcttcttcttcctgctcaTCTCCTTCACCATGGTGCTGACCATGTCCATGATGTTCCGCCTCATCGGCTCCGCCGCCCGCTCCGTCACCCAGGCGCTGGCCCCGAGctccctcatcctcttcatgATCTCGCTGTACGCCGGCTTCGCCCTGCCGCCCCAGTACATGCAGGTCTGGCTCGCCTGGCTGCGCTGGCTCAACCCGGCCTACTACGGCCTCGAGAGCGTCCTGCTCAACGAGTTCATCGGCCGCGACTTTCCCTGCTCGGCCTTTGTCCCGCAGGGCCCCGGTTACGAGTCCGTCGACCCGGCCCAGCGCGTctgctcctccgccgcctctgtGCCGGGCCAGGACTTCGTCCGCGGCGCCGAATACCTGCGCACGCTGTACGGCTACGAAGACAAGCACCGGTGGAGGAACTTTGGCATCCTCATCGCCTGGATGGTCTTCTTCATGGTGCTGCACTTGGCCGCGACCGAGTACATCTCGTCTGAGCGGTCCAAGGGCGAGGTCCTGGTCTTCAGCCGCACGGCCCTGAGGCGCCGCCGGAGGAggcagggcggcggaggagacggcgccgatgtcGAGAAGGATGCCGCGAACAAGCCACAGCAGCCttcgagcagcagcaacggcggcggcggcggcggtgacaCCTCGGAGGGCCAgaccggcagcagcaacctcGAGGAGCAGACGGCCGTCTTCCACTGGAAGGACGTCTGCTACgacatcaagatcaagggcGAGCCTCGACGGATATTAGACGAAGTAAGCGGATGGGTGAAGCCGCAGACGCTCACGGCGCTCATGGTAAGTTGGTTGGACATACAAACCTCCAGACGTTCCTCCTCGTTAGCCTTTGATTTTAtccttttcctctttcttTTGAGAAGTCGGAGGTGTTTCCAGGTCATCCGAGATGAAGCATTCGCTGACACAAGATACCCACGTATACAGGGCgtctccggcgccggcaagacgACCTTGTTGGATGTCCTGGCCACCCGCGTGACCATGGGTGTGATAACCGGCGAGATGCTCGTCAACGGACAGCCGCGGGACGAATCCTTCCAGCGGAAGACGGGATacgtccagcagcaggaccTCCACCTCCACACCTCGACGGTCCGCGAGGCCCTCACGTTCAGCGCCCTGCTGCGGCAGCCGGCGCACTACACGAGaaaggagaagctcgagtACGTGGACACGGTGATCCAGCTGCTGGAGATGGAAGAGTACTcggacgccgtcatcggcgtgCCGGGCGAAGGGTTCAACGTCGAGCAGAGGAAGCGCCTCACgatcggcgtcgagctcgcggCGCGCCCGCAGCTGCTCCtgttcctcgacgagccgaCCTCCGGGCTCGACAGCCAGACGTCGTGGTCCATCTGCGACCTCATGGAGAAGCTGACGCGCAGCGGCCAGGCCGTGCTGTGCACCATCCACCAGCCCTCCGCCATGCTCTTCCAGCGCTtcgaccgcctcctcctcctcgcgcgcggcggccggaccGTGTACTTTGGCGAGATCGGCCAGGGGTCGCGCACGCTGATCGACTATTTTGTCCGCAACGGCGCCCCGGCCTGTGCCCCGGGCGCCAACCCGGCCGAGTACATGCTCGAGGTCATTGGCGCCGCGCCGGGGGCCCATACCGACATCGACTGGCCCGCCCTGTGGAGGGAGACGCCGGAGTACCAGTCGGTCCAGGACGAGCTGGCCCGGCTCAGCGCGGGGACCTCGGCCCATTCCGCGCCGGCCGTGAAGCCGGACCCGTCCAGCTACGACGAGTTCGCCGCCGGGTACGCGACGCAGTACGAGGAGGTGACGAGGCGCGTGTTCCAGCAGTACTGGCGCAGCCCGTCGTACATCTACTCCAAGGGGGTTCTATCGTTTGGTACTGTAAGTCCTTTCCatctcttttccttcctctcctccttctccttctccttctccttctccttctccagcttcaACCTCTCTCGATAACAGTCTCATTCCCCTTTCCAAGCTCACA encodes:
- a CDS encoding Putative AAA+ ATPase domain, CDR ABC transporter, ABC-2 type transporter, transmembrane, giving the protein MNDEVSQLARSLTTQSPAGVGALFPLLSGGPLDPNSEDFDAREWARAFYNIRTDASDGNPPRTTGIAFKDLDVFGYDSPTDYQKSVANVLLSLPTLARKLITTTTTTTTSGRRGQRIDILRGLEGVVHSGEMLAVLGPPGSGCSTFLKTVAGDTHGFYIADRATINYQGVHPRDMRTAFRGEAIYTAEVDDHFPHLTVGDTLYFAARARCPKTVPDGVSRRVYAEHIRDVTMAMFGISHTRNTRVGDDFVRGVSGGERKRVTIAEAALSYSPLQCWDNSTRGLDSANALEFCRTLRTQADVMGSTSCVAIYQASQDAYDIFDKVLVLYKGRQIFFGRTDEAKAYFEGLGFVCPEQQTTADFLTSMTSHKERVIRPGWEGRTPGTPDDFAAAWTASEHRARLLADIDDYLDRHPFHGEHHDRFLASRRLDQSRFQRRRSPFTLSYMEQMRLTLWRNWVMLKGDPSITLTMLFTNVAQALIVSSIFYNLPPGTSSMNRRAILLFFIILINAFGSILEIMLLYAKRKIVEKHARYALYHPSAEALASMVVDLPYKVVNAILMNTTLYFMGNLRREPGPFFFFLLISFTMVLTMSMMFRLIGSAARSVTQALAPSSLILFMISLYAGFALPPQYMQVWLAWLRWLNPAYYGLESVLLNEFIGRDFPCSAFVPQGPGYESVDPAQRVCSSAASVPGQDFVRGAEYLRTLYGYEDKHRWRNFGILIAWMVFFMVLHLAATEYISSERSKGEVLVFSRTALRRRRRRQGGGGDGADVEKDAANKPQQPSSSSNGGGGGGDTSEGQTGSSNLEEQTAVFHWKDVCYDIKIKGEPRRILDEVSGWVKPQTLTALMGVSGAGKTTLLDVLATRVTMGVITGEMLVNGQPRDESFQRKTGYVQQQDLHLHTSTVREALTFSALLRQPAHYTRKEKLEYVDTVIQLLEMEEYSDAVIGVPGEGFNVEQRKRLTIGVELAARPQLLLFLDEPTSGLDSQTSWSICDLMEKLTRSGQAVLCTIHQPSAMLFQRFDRLLLLARGGRTVYFGEIGQGSRTLIDYFVRNGAPACAPGANPAEYMLEVIGAAPGAHTDIDWPALWRETPEYQSVQDELARLSAGTSAHSAPAVKPDPSSYDEFAAGYATQYEEVTRRVFQQYWRSPSYIYSKGVLSFGTALFIGLSFLNAKNTQRGLQNQSFGVFIFITMFGQVAEQIMPVFVSQRTMYEARERPSKAYSWTAFLFANILVEMAWFSVIAVLSFVCWYFPIGLYRNAYPTDQVDSRGITMFLQVLMFFFFTSSFAHMIIVGMPSAEVAGGIVNLFAVMLFLFCGILSGPNELPGFWIFMYRVNPFTYVVEGFLGTSLANAPVRCADNEYVVFASPGNQTCGQYLANYISVAGGYLSDPDTGNGAQCQYCALADTNAFLGAINIEFGNRWRDFGFLWIYTFFNLGMAVLIYWLVRVPKKSRVKGE